A stretch of Paraburkholderia phenazinium DNA encodes these proteins:
- a CDS encoding short chain dehydrogenase — protein sequence MKKIVVIGATGTLGQAVSAELKARHEVIEVGATRGQYRVDSTDPASIEKLFREIGKVDGVVTTTGKVHFGPLPEMTIEQFWVGLRDKLMGQINVVLAAQQYVNDGGSFTLTSGILAEEPIREGANATTVNLALEGFVRGAAIELPRGIRINLVSPTVLTESMGGYAPYFRGFEPVTAQRAAQGYLRSVEGAQTGRVYRIGS from the coding sequence ATGAAAAAGATCGTCGTGATTGGCGCTACCGGCACACTCGGCCAGGCAGTGAGCGCCGAATTGAAGGCCCGCCATGAAGTAATCGAAGTGGGTGCGACGCGCGGCCAATATCGCGTCGACAGCACGGATCCTGCGAGCATAGAAAAGCTGTTCCGCGAAATCGGCAAGGTGGATGGCGTCGTCACCACCACGGGCAAGGTACATTTCGGCCCGCTGCCGGAGATGACGATCGAACAGTTCTGGGTCGGCTTACGCGACAAGCTGATGGGACAGATCAACGTGGTGCTCGCGGCGCAGCAGTACGTCAATGACGGTGGCTCGTTTACGCTGACCAGCGGCATCCTCGCCGAGGAGCCGATCCGGGAAGGCGCGAACGCGACTACCGTTAATCTCGCGCTGGAAGGTTTTGTGCGCGGAGCGGCGATCGAATTGCCGCGCGGTATCCGCATCAACCTGGTGAGCCCGACGGTGCTGACCGAATCGATGGGAGGCTACGCGCCGTATTTCCGCGGCTTCGAACCGGTGACGGCCCAGCGCGCTGCGCAGGGGTATCTGCGCAGCGTAGAAGGCGCGCAGACGGGACGCGTGTATCGGATCGGGTCTTGA
- a CDS encoding DUF3005 domain-containing protein: MNSNVTDTTRKPGTGGPSSTELHNDRTHDSTVDTDGKNLEAARLAGHSPIGPDEVTTTNATLVNSVPEAGDGLGGFDSRVGGNRLLLALEPGYTVIDKGMVGPQSAYDEDHQFDDPRPVGSRQDRGRIHYALNHMRPTRVIELQRRTKE; the protein is encoded by the coding sequence ATGAACAGCAATGTCACAGACACCACCCGTAAGCCCGGCACCGGCGGTCCGAGCAGCACAGAGTTGCACAACGACCGCACTCACGACAGCACCGTCGACACCGACGGCAAGAATCTCGAAGCTGCGCGTCTCGCGGGCCATAGCCCGATTGGACCGGACGAAGTCACAACCACCAACGCCACGCTGGTGAACAGTGTGCCGGAAGCAGGCGACGGTCTTGGCGGCTTCGACAGCCGCGTTGGCGGCAATCGCCTACTGCTCGCGTTAGAGCCGGGCTATACGGTGATCGACAAGGGCATGGTCGGGCCGCAGTCCGCCTACGATGAAGATCATCAGTTCGACGATCCGCGGCCGGTGGGGAGCCGTCAGGACCGCGGGCGCATTCATTACGCGTTGAACCATATGCGGCCTACGCGCGTCATCGAGTTGCAGCGCAGGACCAAGGAGTGA
- a CDS encoding tetratricopeptide repeat protein yields the protein MQLNHPPNNNVDATLDVEALVALADTDFAARRFTEAMNGYRKVLAISPRHVHALHLMGLACVHANDMNQARGYLEQALQVAPDRADLWEHAGLLAALQGDIVCADAFYRRAIALGGSTASLHRNLADSLRLSGRFSEAITHYKKSLEIEPALNHAIRALARISAQIGHIDDAADYWLRAWTLDASCLQDGLDLIAALAKTNRTSQLDLATAQIRTRFARDAEALKSLSFVLNTNDHFSDAYSVATQGLAIDPRHPLLHHNAARALGMQGDLAASRPHSMEAARLMPDNPYMQFQLAGVQLGLGEFEEGWQRYGWFYKIPGREKELVRPPFPEWQGESVAGRLFLLVGEQGRGDEIQFIRFAEWLHQQRAIVDVLVSEPIARLAASMTNVRTVWTTVPPGPYDYWSHMLRIPERMKLSLPMLPVAMPYLTTTPHKFRYWQGYIDALSSRKMSEGGKHIAVVWAGSATHALDRYRSIRIEALKPLFNLPQVRWYSVQKGERERESERLGNDFDVHTLGPAIEDFTDTLAILQTLDLLITVDTSVAHLAGAAGLPVWTLIPACADWRWLTDRTDSPWYPSMRLFRQRRLGEWDAVVDEVRHALREWQTAPSALSPISASAI from the coding sequence TTGCAGCTCAACCATCCGCCTAACAACAACGTCGACGCAACCCTGGACGTGGAGGCGCTTGTCGCACTCGCCGACACTGACTTTGCCGCGCGGCGTTTCACCGAGGCGATGAATGGTTACCGCAAAGTGCTCGCCATCAGCCCGCGCCATGTGCACGCGCTGCATCTGATGGGACTCGCCTGCGTGCATGCGAACGACATGAACCAGGCGCGCGGCTATCTTGAACAGGCGCTGCAAGTCGCCCCTGACCGCGCCGATCTGTGGGAGCACGCCGGCCTGCTCGCGGCGTTGCAGGGAGACATCGTTTGCGCCGACGCGTTCTATCGTCGCGCGATCGCATTGGGCGGCAGCACCGCCAGCCTTCACAGGAACCTCGCTGACAGCCTGCGGTTGTCCGGCCGCTTTAGCGAGGCAATCACCCACTACAAAAAGTCCCTTGAAATCGAGCCAGCGTTGAATCATGCAATTCGTGCCTTGGCCCGAATCAGCGCGCAAATCGGCCACATCGATGACGCCGCCGATTACTGGTTGCGCGCATGGACGCTCGATGCATCCTGCCTGCAGGACGGCCTTGATCTGATTGCAGCACTGGCAAAGACAAACCGTACCAGTCAGCTCGACTTGGCGACCGCGCAGATCCGAACCCGCTTTGCCCGCGACGCCGAGGCGCTCAAATCGCTGTCGTTCGTATTGAACACCAACGATCATTTCAGCGACGCATACAGCGTTGCGACACAGGGACTCGCCATCGATCCACGCCATCCCTTACTGCACCACAACGCAGCGCGCGCACTCGGCATGCAGGGTGACCTCGCCGCAAGCCGGCCACACAGTATGGAGGCTGCGCGGCTTATGCCGGATAACCCATATATGCAATTTCAACTGGCCGGTGTGCAACTTGGATTGGGCGAGTTCGAAGAAGGCTGGCAGCGATACGGATGGTTCTACAAAATCCCCGGCCGGGAGAAAGAATTGGTCCGTCCACCGTTTCCTGAATGGCAGGGTGAATCGGTTGCGGGACGTCTATTCCTGCTGGTTGGTGAACAAGGACGTGGCGATGAAATCCAGTTCATCCGGTTTGCTGAATGGTTGCATCAACAACGAGCAATCGTCGACGTGCTGGTAAGCGAGCCCATAGCAAGGCTAGCCGCCAGCATGACGAACGTGCGAACCGTATGGACTACCGTACCTCCCGGACCTTACGACTACTGGAGTCATATGCTAAGGATTCCAGAGCGCATGAAACTCAGCTTGCCCATGCTCCCCGTTGCGATGCCGTATCTCACCACGACGCCTCACAAGTTTCGCTATTGGCAGGGCTACATTGATGCCCTGTCATCGCGAAAGATGAGCGAAGGAGGCAAACATATCGCCGTGGTGTGGGCAGGCAGCGCGACCCACGCTCTCGACCGTTACCGGTCTATCCGGATCGAGGCGCTAAAGCCGCTCTTCAACCTCCCGCAGGTCAGATGGTATTCCGTGCAGAAAGGCGAGCGCGAACGCGAGAGCGAACGTCTCGGCAATGACTTCGACGTGCACACGTTAGGCCCCGCAATCGAAGACTTCACCGATACGCTCGCGATACTTCAAACGCTCGATCTGCTCATTACGGTAGACACCTCCGTTGCCCACCTTGCCGGAGCCGCGGGCTTGCCCGTGTGGACGCTTATACCCGCCTGCGCGGACTGGCGCTGGCTGACGGACAGAACAGATAGCCCCTGGTATCCATCAATGCGCCTGTTCCGGCAACGTCGGTTGGGAGAATGGGATGCCGTCGTCGACGAGGTAAGGCATGCGCTACGCGAGTGGCAAACGGCCCCTTCGGCGCTTTCCCCAATATCCGCCAGCGCGATTTAA
- a CDS encoding AraC family transcriptional regulator, translating to MPRCAIAGVEATIAETAHAFPRHSHDRFGVGVIVRGGHRSASGRGVVEARMNDAIMVNPGEVHDGSPLDERGRAWRMLYFEPALLRDVAGELVAQGPAGVPHQMIELTQPVAHDPVLNALFDRLFLVSVTVAGPGDALARETALLHMLGHLARRHTTLRYVSPRDVATPIARARARIDDDPAAQLTLAELAAEAGMSRFQLLRNFAQALGLPPHAYRMQRRVVLARQLIARGTALAETAAAAGFADQSHMTRAFVRLLGVTPANYAAAIR from the coding sequence ATGCCCCGCTGCGCGATCGCCGGCGTAGAGGCGACGATTGCGGAAACGGCACATGCATTTCCACGACACTCGCACGACCGCTTCGGCGTTGGGGTGATCGTGCGAGGCGGACACCGCTCGGCGAGCGGGCGCGGTGTGGTGGAAGCGCGCATGAATGACGCGATCATGGTCAACCCTGGGGAAGTTCACGACGGCAGTCCGCTGGACGAGCGTGGCCGCGCATGGCGCATGCTTTACTTCGAGCCGGCACTTCTGCGCGATGTTGCGGGTGAACTGGTAGCGCAGGGACCAGCCGGCGTGCCGCATCAGATGATTGAATTGACGCAGCCGGTCGCTCACGATCCTGTATTGAACGCCCTGTTCGATCGGCTGTTCCTGGTGTCCGTTACGGTAGCCGGCCCCGGCGATGCACTGGCGCGCGAAACGGCGCTGCTGCATATGCTCGGGCATCTCGCGCGGCGCCACACTACGTTGAGGTACGTTTCGCCGCGCGACGTGGCGACTCCGATTGCGCGCGCCAGGGCCCGCATCGACGATGATCCCGCAGCACAGCTTACGCTCGCGGAGCTGGCCGCAGAGGCGGGCATGAGCCGCTTTCAGTTATTGCGCAACTTCGCGCAAGCGCTAGGGCTGCCGCCGCATGCGTACCGTATGCAGCGGCGCGTTGTGCTGGCTCGTCAGCTGATTGCGCGTGGCACTGCGCTTGCCGAGACGGCGGCTGCCGCGGGATTTGCGGACCAGAGTCATATGACGCGTGCATTCGTGCGTTTGCTCGGTGTGACGCCGGCTAACTACGCCGCGGCGATCCGCTAG
- a CDS encoding LysR family transcriptional regulator, which yields MPELDLNLIPYLVAMEETRNVSRAAERLGVSQPRVSTALGRLREYFGDQLFVRTSRGMEPTPRALALIPAAREALLRIEQGMLDAQDFEPSTTTQTFSIALSDVGEIVFLPRLLQMFAERAPRANLRSVSLPPSQIERGLESGDVDLAVGYFPDLSGNNFFQQRLFTHRFICLMRSDHPLAREPLTLSQFIGCGHAVVRAEGRSQEVLEQFLEKKRIRRRAVLETSHFMSLPFILARTDLIATVPHAIGFAYVSEHASIMLVEPPLELPRFDLKQHWHRKFHNDPRASWLRSVVAELFNDAMDEWPK from the coding sequence ATGCCCGAACTAGACCTCAACCTGATCCCCTACCTCGTTGCGATGGAGGAAACCCGCAACGTGAGCCGCGCCGCGGAGCGTCTGGGCGTCAGCCAGCCACGCGTAAGTACGGCGCTTGGCCGGCTGCGCGAGTATTTCGGCGATCAACTGTTCGTGCGCACTTCGCGCGGCATGGAACCGACGCCGCGTGCTCTCGCGCTGATTCCCGCGGCGCGCGAGGCACTGCTGCGCATCGAGCAAGGCATGCTGGACGCGCAGGACTTCGAGCCGTCCACTACCACCCAGACGTTTTCGATCGCTCTCTCCGACGTCGGCGAAATCGTCTTTCTGCCGCGTCTGCTGCAAATGTTCGCCGAACGCGCACCACGCGCGAATCTCCGCTCGGTCTCACTGCCGCCTTCGCAAATCGAGCGCGGTCTCGAATCAGGCGACGTGGATCTGGCGGTCGGCTACTTCCCGGACCTCTCAGGGAACAACTTCTTTCAGCAACGCCTCTTCACGCATCGCTTCATTTGTCTGATGCGCAGCGATCATCCGCTCGCGCGCGAACCGTTGACGCTGTCGCAGTTCATCGGATGTGGACATGCTGTCGTGCGTGCCGAAGGACGCAGTCAGGAAGTCCTCGAGCAATTCCTCGAGAAAAAACGCATCCGGCGCCGCGCGGTGCTCGAAACTTCGCATTTCATGAGCTTGCCGTTCATTCTCGCGCGCACCGACCTGATCGCCACAGTGCCGCATGCAATCGGCTTTGCGTACGTCTCCGAACATGCCTCCATCATGCTCGTCGAACCGCCGCTCGAACTGCCGCGCTTCGATCTGAAGCAGCACTGGCATCGCAAGTTTCATAACGACCCGCGTGCGAGTTGGCTGCGTAGTGTCGTCGCCGAACTCTTTAACGACGCCATGGACGAGTGGCCGAAATAG
- the folE gene encoding GTP cyclohydrolase I FolE, which translates to MTSKAKKTKQSEALGRPTREEAEDAVRVLLRWAGDDPQREGLLDTPARVVRSYEEFFAGYSVDPRELLARTFSEVDGYDEMIVLKDIRFESYCEHHMVPIIGRAHVAYLPGHRVVGISKLARLVDAFAKRLQIQEKMTVQIADTLNEVLQPAGVGVILEAAHQCMSTRGVHKAGVTMVTSRMLGTFRTDPSTRREFLSIVGHPGVVAVSNT; encoded by the coding sequence ATGACCAGCAAGGCAAAGAAGACCAAACAAAGCGAAGCCCTTGGCCGCCCGACGCGTGAAGAGGCGGAAGATGCCGTACGCGTGTTATTGCGCTGGGCCGGCGACGATCCGCAACGTGAAGGACTGCTCGATACGCCGGCGCGCGTCGTGCGCTCCTATGAAGAGTTCTTTGCGGGCTATTCGGTCGATCCGCGCGAACTGCTCGCTCGTACGTTCTCCGAGGTGGATGGCTACGACGAGATGATCGTGCTGAAAGACATCCGTTTCGAAAGCTATTGCGAACATCACATGGTGCCGATCATCGGTCGTGCGCATGTCGCCTATTTACCGGGCCATCGCGTAGTGGGGATTTCGAAGCTGGCGCGGCTCGTCGATGCGTTCGCCAAGCGTCTGCAGATCCAGGAGAAGATGACTGTGCAGATCGCCGATACGCTCAATGAAGTACTGCAACCGGCCGGGGTCGGCGTGATCCTCGAAGCGGCTCATCAATGCATGTCGACACGCGGCGTGCACAAGGCCGGCGTCACGATGGTCACCTCGCGCATGCTCGGCACATTTCGCACGGATCCGTCCACGCGTCGGGAATTCCTGTCGATCGTCGGCCATCCTGGTGTCGTGGCAGTGTCGAATACCTGA
- a CDS encoding 3-oxoacid CoA-transferase subunit B, with the protein MKKLTRDEMAKRVAQDIPEGAYVNLGIGVPTLVANHLAADKEIFLHSENGLLGMGPAPAAGAEDDELINAGKQHVTLLTGGAYFHHSDSFAMMRGGHLDFCVLGAFQVSAKGDLANWHTGAPDAIPAVGGAMDLAIGAKQVYVMMEHLTKQGESKIAAECTYPVTGVACVDRIYTDLAMIDVTADGLVVREIFSDIDFDALHKLTGVPLIDGTQAARAA; encoded by the coding sequence ATGAAAAAACTGACCCGCGATGAAATGGCGAAGCGCGTCGCTCAGGACATCCCTGAAGGCGCGTATGTGAACCTCGGTATCGGCGTGCCGACGCTGGTGGCCAACCACCTCGCTGCAGACAAGGAAATCTTCCTGCACAGCGAAAACGGTCTGCTCGGCATGGGCCCGGCACCGGCAGCTGGCGCGGAAGACGACGAACTGATCAACGCCGGCAAGCAGCACGTCACGTTGCTGACGGGCGGTGCGTACTTCCACCATTCGGACTCGTTCGCGATGATGCGCGGCGGCCACCTGGATTTCTGCGTGCTCGGCGCATTCCAGGTATCGGCCAAGGGCGACCTCGCGAACTGGCACACCGGCGCGCCGGATGCGATTCCGGCAGTCGGCGGCGCAATGGATCTGGCCATCGGCGCCAAGCAGGTGTACGTGATGATGGAGCACCTGACCAAGCAGGGCGAGAGCAAGATCGCTGCCGAGTGCACCTATCCGGTCACAGGCGTGGCCTGCGTGGATCGCATCTACACCGACCTGGCGATGATCGACGTCACCGCAGACGGCCTCGTGGTGCGCGAGATTTTCTCGGACATCGATTTCGACGCGCTGCACAAACTGACCGGCGTGCCGCTGATCGACGGCACCCAGGCGGCACGCGCTGCGTGA
- a CDS encoding DMT family transporter, with amino-acid sequence MNSRYVGYLFCGLAMIGVGSTVVVSKTIAAGLPPFSATALRFAIAFPVFLLVMRVRGVRWPCLAWRDVLLLIAQAGAGSVGYTVFLISGMKLASAADAGVIAGTLPAVSALVAMLALGERPAPSLVGAIILATSGVLVCTVRLGELGVPRAASSLAGNALVFIAIVCEALFILLNRKLRTPVAALPLSALMSGIGFAVAIVPAAFEHAWRLPFDAAALAGVVYYALVPTVGGFVLWYAGAARISGAEAGLMTALVPISAVVMAAVFLREPVTGAQLTGVACVLGAVLLATMGHLKRAPRRTA; translated from the coding sequence ATGAATTCGCGTTACGTCGGCTATCTGTTTTGCGGTCTGGCGATGATCGGTGTCGGCAGCACGGTCGTGGTCAGCAAGACGATCGCGGCCGGGCTGCCGCCGTTTTCGGCCACTGCGTTGCGTTTTGCGATCGCGTTTCCTGTGTTCCTGCTGGTGATGCGCGTGCGCGGTGTGCGTTGGCCGTGCCTTGCATGGCGAGACGTGTTGCTGCTGATCGCGCAGGCAGGTGCGGGCAGCGTCGGCTACACGGTGTTTCTGATCAGCGGCATGAAGCTCGCTTCGGCAGCGGATGCCGGCGTGATTGCGGGCACTCTTCCGGCCGTGTCGGCACTCGTGGCGATGCTGGCGCTCGGCGAGCGTCCAGCGCCTTCGCTCGTCGGCGCCATTATTCTGGCGACATCAGGCGTGCTGGTGTGCACCGTGCGGCTGGGCGAGCTTGGTGTCCCGCGTGCAGCGAGTTCGTTAGCGGGGAATGCACTGGTGTTTATCGCGATCGTGTGCGAAGCGCTATTCATTCTGCTTAACCGCAAGCTGCGCACGCCGGTGGCGGCGCTGCCGCTGTCCGCATTGATGAGTGGAATAGGCTTCGCGGTGGCAATCGTACCAGCGGCCTTTGAGCACGCATGGCGTCTGCCGTTCGATGCAGCCGCGCTGGCGGGCGTTGTCTATTACGCCCTGGTGCCGACGGTTGGCGGGTTCGTGCTGTGGTATGCGGGGGCCGCCCGGATCAGCGGCGCGGAAGCTGGCCTCATGACGGCGCTCGTGCCTATTAGCGCCGTGGTGATGGCGGCGGTGTTTCTACGCGAGCCGGTGACGGGTGCGCAGCTTACCGGGGTGGCGTGTGTACTCGGCGCGGTTTTGCTTGCGACGATGGGGCACCTGAAGCGCGCACCGCGTCGCACAGCGTGA
- the epsC gene encoding serine O-acetyltransferase EpsC, with translation MSNRPSHNWGLEQIVADLRESREQLHRTRHPLGIRDLPSREAVGSIVTGLRAALFPTHYGAPDLTDETVDYYVGHTLESTLRLLAEQIRRALRFLPEHAETPETELGERAFEVAREFGTQLPGIRALLVSDIQAAFTGDPAAQHITEILLCYPGVWAMTHHRLAHALHRLGVPLLARFINEIAHSATGIDIHPGAQIGPSFFIDHGTGVVIGETAVIGERVRVYQAVTLGAKSFAADVDGTLVKGNARHPVVEDDVVIYAGATILGRVTIGRGSVIGGNVWLTHSVPPGSSVSQGKIREGDRKDDGGR, from the coding sequence ATGTCAAACCGTCCTTCCCATAACTGGGGCCTCGAGCAGATCGTCGCAGACCTGCGCGAGTCGCGCGAGCAGTTGCACCGCACCCGCCACCCGCTCGGCATTCGCGACCTGCCCTCACGCGAGGCAGTGGGCAGTATCGTCACGGGCCTGCGCGCCGCGCTCTTTCCGACGCACTATGGTGCGCCCGACCTGACTGACGAGACTGTCGACTACTACGTTGGGCACACACTCGAAAGCACCTTGCGGCTGCTCGCCGAACAGATTCGCCGCGCCTTGCGATTCCTGCCGGAACACGCCGAGACACCGGAGACGGAGCTGGGCGAGCGCGCGTTCGAGGTGGCGCGTGAATTCGGCACGCAGTTGCCTGGTATCCGCGCGCTGCTGGTCAGCGACATTCAGGCCGCATTCACGGGCGACCCCGCTGCGCAGCACATTACCGAAATCCTGCTCTGCTATCCGGGCGTGTGGGCGATGACGCACCACCGCCTCGCGCACGCACTGCACCGGCTCGGTGTGCCGCTGCTGGCACGCTTTATCAACGAGATCGCACATTCGGCCACTGGCATTGATATCCACCCTGGCGCGCAGATCGGGCCGAGTTTTTTCATTGACCATGGCACGGGTGTGGTAATTGGCGAGACCGCTGTGATCGGCGAGCGCGTGCGGGTGTATCAAGCCGTGACGCTCGGCGCGAAAAGCTTCGCGGCGGATGTGGATGGCACGCTGGTCAAGGGCAATGCCCGCCATCCGGTCGTTGAAGATGATGTCGTGATCTACGCTGGCGCGACGATTCTCGGACGTGTGACGATTGGGCGAGGCTCGGTGATCGGCGGCAATGTCTGGTTGACGCATAGCGTGCCGCCGGGCAGCAGCGTCTCGCAGGGCAAGATCCGCGAAGGCGATCGCAAGGACGACGGGGGGCGTTGA
- a CDS encoding 3-oxoacid CoA-transferase subunit A has protein sequence MINKIFESLQSAVADVHDGATVMIGGFGTAGMPSELIDALIEQGARELTIVNNNAGNGDIGLAALLKARRVRKIICSFPRQTDSYVFDALYRAGEIELELVPQGNLAERIRAAGAGIGGFFTPTAYGTKLAEGKETRLIDGKHYVLESPLHADFALIKAFKGDRWGNLVYRKTARNFGPIMASAAKTAVVQVSKVVPLGELDPEVIVTPGIFVQRVIEVPQATHEAELASATAA, from the coding sequence ATGATCAACAAGATTTTCGAGTCACTTCAGTCGGCGGTCGCCGATGTGCACGACGGCGCGACCGTCATGATCGGCGGTTTCGGCACGGCCGGTATGCCGTCCGAACTGATCGACGCGCTGATCGAGCAAGGCGCGCGCGAGCTCACCATCGTCAACAACAATGCCGGCAACGGCGACATCGGCCTGGCCGCGTTGCTGAAGGCCAGGCGCGTGCGCAAGATCATCTGCTCGTTCCCGCGCCAGACCGATTCCTATGTGTTCGACGCGCTCTACCGCGCCGGTGAGATCGAACTCGAACTGGTGCCGCAGGGCAATCTCGCCGAGCGTATTCGCGCAGCAGGTGCGGGTATCGGCGGCTTCTTCACTCCGACCGCGTACGGCACGAAACTCGCGGAGGGCAAGGAAACGCGCCTGATCGACGGCAAGCATTACGTGCTCGAGTCGCCGCTGCATGCGGATTTCGCGCTGATCAAGGCTTTCAAGGGCGACCGCTGGGGCAATCTGGTGTATCGCAAGACGGCGCGTAACTTCGGCCCGATCATGGCGAGCGCGGCGAAAACTGCGGTTGTGCAGGTGTCGAAAGTGGTGCCGCTCGGCGAACTCGATCCGGAAGTGATCGTCACCCCCGGCATTTTCGTGCAACGCGTGATCGAAGTGCCGCAAGCCACGCATGAAGCAGAGCTCGCATCCGCGACCGCAGCCTGA
- a CDS encoding 3-carboxy-cis,cis-muconate cycloisomerase, with protein sequence MLEASARLTGLICGTQPMNDVWSPRATLQRMLDVEAALARASAQHNVIPQSAVAAIEAACQADQLDADALARDAALGGNLAIPLVKQLTARVKAADAEASKYVHWGATSQDIIDTATVLQLRDTFDLLGPHLQSTCAALAVLARTHRATPMIGRTWLQQALPITLGLKFAQWLDTLLRHQERLDALRPRVLALQFGGAAGTLASLRDAAPEVTQALGKELGLSVPAVPWHTQRDRIAETASWLGMLIGTLGKIARDISLQMQTELGELAEPAAAGKGGSSTMPHKRNPVGCAAVLTASARAPGLVATVLAGMVQEHERALGGWQAEWDALPDLARLAGGALANIEQIVSGLDVNVERLASNLEVTHGLILGESVMLALGDRIGRLDAHHLVERASKAAVQSGQTLFDVLAADTAVTEHLPVEQLQRLLDPAQYVGQAHAYVDAVLALHSERAGRAPSQE encoded by the coding sequence ATGCTCGAAGCCAGCGCCCGTCTGACCGGTCTCATCTGCGGCACGCAGCCAATGAACGATGTCTGGTCGCCCCGCGCCACGCTGCAAAGAATGCTCGATGTCGAAGCGGCGCTCGCGCGGGCCTCGGCGCAGCACAACGTCATTCCGCAATCGGCGGTGGCCGCGATCGAAGCGGCTTGCCAGGCCGATCAACTGGATGCCGACGCGCTCGCACGCGACGCGGCTCTCGGCGGTAATCTGGCCATTCCGCTCGTCAAGCAACTGACTGCGCGCGTGAAGGCGGCGGACGCGGAAGCGTCGAAATACGTCCACTGGGGCGCGACGAGCCAGGACATCATCGATACCGCGACCGTCCTTCAACTGCGCGACACCTTCGATCTGCTCGGCCCGCATCTGCAATCTACCTGTGCGGCGCTCGCTGTGCTTGCCCGCACCCATCGCGCGACGCCAATGATCGGTCGGACCTGGTTGCAGCAGGCTTTGCCGATTACGCTGGGTCTGAAATTCGCGCAGTGGCTCGATACGTTACTGCGTCATCAAGAACGGCTCGATGCGTTGCGCCCTCGCGTGCTGGCACTGCAATTCGGCGGCGCGGCCGGCACGCTTGCGAGTCTGCGCGACGCAGCGCCGGAAGTAACGCAAGCGCTAGGCAAAGAGCTGGGCCTGAGCGTGCCCGCGGTGCCGTGGCACACGCAGCGCGACCGTATCGCCGAAACGGCCTCATGGCTCGGCATGCTGATCGGCACGCTTGGCAAGATTGCTCGCGACATCTCGCTGCAGATGCAAACCGAACTCGGCGAACTGGCCGAACCGGCCGCGGCGGGCAAGGGCGGTTCGTCGACGATGCCGCATAAACGCAATCCCGTCGGCTGCGCGGCCGTGCTAACCGCCTCGGCGCGCGCGCCGGGGCTCGTCGCTACCGTGCTTGCAGGCATGGTGCAGGAACACGAGCGTGCCCTCGGCGGCTGGCAGGCCGAATGGGATGCGTTGCCCGATCTCGCGCGGCTCGCAGGTGGGGCGCTTGCCAACATAGAACAGATCGTGAGCGGTCTCGACGTCAATGTCGAACGGCTCGCGAGCAACCTCGAAGTCACGCATGGTCTGATCCTCGGCGAATCGGTGATGCTTGCGCTGGGCGATCGCATCGGCCGGCTCGACGCGCATCATCTGGTAGAGCGGGCTTCGAAAGCAGCGGTGCAATCGGGGCAAACGCTCTTCGACGTCCTCGCTGCCGATACCGCAGTCACCGAACATCTTCCGGTCGAGCAACTGCAACGCCTGCTCGATCCGGCTCAATACGTCGGCCAGGCACACGCCTATGTAGACGCCGTGCTGGCTCTTCACAGCGAGCGCGCTGGCCGCGCACCTTCCCAGGAGTAA